Sequence from the Zeugodacus cucurbitae isolate PBARC_wt_2022May chromosome 5, idZeuCucr1.2, whole genome shotgun sequence genome:
AAGTCAATTTCGTTagatacatattttcttaatgtTAATTTCATATTCAATTGCAGTTGGGAGAGACCGCATGTACTTTACGGACGTTTATTAGATTGGATTAGATGGTTGGTCGCTTGGCAACCACTTATTTTCTTCATAGTACAAGGCATTAATTGGGCACTGGGCTTAGAATAAAGTTCTGCTAGTCATTTACTTAGACAAAGGAAAGCacagcaaaataaattaattaataccaCAACGAAATGTTTTTAGTGTATTGTAGTGTTGATAAAAAGTAGCGAAATGAAGTGACGTTAGGTTTACGCATGTTAACATCCGTCGAATTATATTCAGTGCTACAGTGCACGTATAAAAACTAGAGTAAATTTTCTTAGGGAAATTCTTCAGTggaatatttagtaaaatatagtcttttaattttatatgtacgtaaaaaacttatttattttttatttacattgtaCAATATGATATTGTCCACTTAATTACTTAAAGATAATTCTGCAGTGCAGCACATAAggcttcaaataatttattacaatctttatatattcatgtaagcatgtttgtatgtatgtttagtataataataaatattgaaatttcttaCGGCAttaagacatacatatgtatgtagattgaaTAGCATTTTTTCACGGATACTCGTTTTGTAGTACATGCGCATAACACATTAATagtaattgttaaaaataaaattagtcgCTTCCGCTGCCTGACCGGGTTTAACTGTTGCAACTCTTCACTGTCATTCGATTTTTCTcgcgttttttctttaaaaacatttaaattttccagTCGTtagcatgcatatacatataagacaAAATAGATGCAGAATCGTTAGCAGtcgaataatacaaaatattcaaagtcaaataaatcaaaaaatatattttcgtacTTGTGTTTCGAAAACGTATTTGTAACTTTGTAAGCACGTTTTTATTATTCCGATCACTTGAGAAACGCATGTAAGCTTGCAACAACACCGGCGACGCCTATAAAACACTTAATATGAGTACACTAAGGTTCCACAAAAGAAACTAATAACCAGAAGCACCGATCATGCTACGAATTTGTTCGAACGACAGCCAGAATGTCAGTGACCATGGTGCCATACGTATCCAGCAGGGCAAGAAGCCTTTATAAAGTGCAGCGAAACCTTCCTTGTTCACTGTCTGACGCAGACAATCGATAGAGCCCTTATATAGCAGAcccctaaaaataaaaatatttagatataaatataaatactgaTAGGAGTAAATGTTCtgcacaacaaataaatatacaaataatactGAAACACACAATTCGATTTTacattgaaatttcaataatttaaaccagCGCATACCTGCCCTTATCATCTGTCGGCTGATTCATAATACGCGTCTTCACCACATCTGCCGGTGTGCCCATAATAGCAGCTACAAATCCGGCACATATGGAGGAAAGTACATGCACAGTGTGGCAGTCAGGCATGTTCAATTTGATCATAATCATGCGCTTGATAGTGTCGTATGTTGTGAGATCGCCGAGATTGACAAGCGCCGCACGCTGTACATTCGGAATGCTGCCTTTCCACAGACCCGCTATACCGCCACGACGCACAATTTCCTTGAACGCATGTGCAGCGCCGTGCACACGTGCCGGTTCGCCCATTAAACGACGTTTGCCCTCCATTTGGATTTGTACCTTAACTAGGTCGGCCGGTGAAGCCAACCATTGTGCAACGGCGCCAGCTGATACACCACAAAGCGCCGACTTCCATAGCGGTAATGTAATAATGCCATTTTCATCGTTGCCCAATTTACGGCGCAGAAAGTCGTAACTGCATATACGCACACCGCTGCAAAATACAAAATCTGAGATGAGCGGTTGCTATTTATGGTATGACATTATATTTACCTGTAGACGACATGGCGGTAAAGCGCCGGTGTGACACCTTGCCACAATTTCATTGTGCCTTCTTCCCTGACAATGCCGATGGCAGTTGCCAACATACCACGATACTGCTTGAACCCATTGAATCATCACCATAGAATCAGGGAGAGAGAACGAAAGTAAGAGGAGTAGAATGAGTGCACTACGCCCCAGGCGGCAATTAGAGGTAACGAacagacgaatgaataaaacaTGTTCATACTTATGGTTCTGGATGGATAATTGATAAATGGTAGTATGGATATAATGGAATGGACCAATTATTAGGATGCAggatgtaaaaaattataataaatactattttatgcaaataatttgtgGACATGATGAAAATGtgaaatcatttacacacagcgtatatttatgtatgtacataagcatGTTTgtgaacttacatacatacatattactttGATTatagaacaaaacaaaaattacttaacACTTGTGAGATAATAAAAACGTAAACATGCATGTtgacaaaaaacagaaaactgTTGACAAATTTTTATAGTCACCTTGGTCTTAACGACTCGGTCGGTTTTTAAGCTGTTACTCGCTGCCTCGCCTTGTATTTGCAAACGCGTTTTGGTGAGATCCAGTGGATATGTGGCTAGTTCTGCTACGGAAGCAGCTACAACGGACACAACATAAGTACAAGCAAATGAATCTGCATAATCATACTTGACGGGACGTAACTGATTGCGCGTTGCAGGTCCCGCTGGCGGCGTTGGAGGAGTGGACGGCGGCTCGCCGGCCGAACTGCTTTGTGTTTGACTTTGCATTATAAAGCTTTTACTTTCTGTTTTTTTAGTCTTGATTTCTGTAAGGAAagagtaatttatttaaaaaatactcacaatttttagttaataaatattGGAAGCTATTAAGACATTTGTTAATTATTCAATCACAAACAATTGTTTTCGCAATtaagttatataatttattaaagttgACGGTGTTagtgctttttattatttatttattttttgttgatgggtttaaattatttttttaatttggttttgtcgggaatatatgtatatacaagttatttttaaatgtatgtacCATGTATGGCTCGTATATTTTGGGCAGCACAAAGTCCACCCTTCCAGAGCATACGTCATAGTGAAAATGTACTTTAAAGAAGATATAAGTatattgcatttaaaaatacaaaaaatatatgcaaaaaaagtttagttgtttttttctcTACAGTAATAAGATTCTTTTCATAATCAATTTAAACAGGCCCCCTTTATTcccaattgaaattgttttcatCTTATCACAGGTTGTTTTCTACGCTTCGGTGTTTAAATATAGCAAATCATATACAAAATAAGAGTATAATAAATTGGCACTGATTGTGTGCTGTTTGCATGTGACCCGATCTgatcaaatattttgattacgaacacatgtagatatatatgtccATTCTTATTGTACAAAACACTCACAAATGGTCTTTTTAGGGACTTTTATTTTTTCCGGTTAAGTTaaactttataatattattatagtttctcgCGGAGAAGTATGTTATTTAATACTTTCACTTACAGTTTATCACAATCCCACTTTACATAATGAATCCCCTCTAGCAATCGAAACACAAACAGCCACTTAAACTGGCTAGCGCCACTGACTTGCGACCACTCGATTGTCTTTCCACAGCGTAATGGGCACGACCAAGTGATTTGATAATAATTTGGATTCTTATCAATATTTCACTAACCTCtgtcagaaaaacaaaaaaaaaataagttataaaacaaaattaaaaacaagaaactGCTCGTCGCCAATCATGGCACAATACAATGTGCCGATTCCcaacaaacacataaaaattaCGCTTTCAGGCCAAACGtcagaaaatgtaaataaagcaCAAAACCCAAAAGCTACGGCAAAATAGATTGCAAAGCTTTCCGTCATAACGGATTGCATTAAATAATACGTTGAAAACTAAATCGTactaaattttccattttttaactatatcgaaatatttatttttattttagtaagattttccaaatttttattacGAGGGTGTGTAAGAAACAAAGTACAACTATAAATTCATGAATCCATATTTTAAAGacgaaaccaaaatattttttacattcgctttttaactaaattttttacctGGAAATAAGTCAGAGCGCTTTTTGTTAtcccaacaataacaactgttgGATCTCCGTTAAGAAAACGGGCTCAGCTAACTAGGCAGCAATAGCCAACGTTTTTTGGGAATGTTTTATACCGTTACTTTTGGAAATAACTGATAATTTTAGAACAAATAGATTATTTTAGCTCCATGAActtcactttttattatatttcaaactAAATAAGCATACTTATACCTATTGAGCgtgtaaaataatttgttttgcatttactTATGTAGGTACTCGtataattgcatatacataagcataaaatcatatttgtacatatctatatatacagaCGTAAATAGATAAACgcctatatatgcatatttatacaatatacatatacttatatgtaaatatgtatgtttaaacatTACAATGTTGTTCTTACTCTTCTatggtataataaaatattcaaaccatttctaaatttattagtACCAATGcatttttttaggttttttgaaatacaaatagtaaaagaaatgtaatatacgcatttatatgtatgtatatgtataagaatggagaaaaaaggaaaaattaacgATTATTACAAAGAACAtcgtttaaaaatgtaaaacaaacaaattgtataggtattatttaaataaacactcTCCCGCACGCTACATTCGCTCAATATACGACTTTTCATTCCATATTTACTGATATCACAACATTCACTTGTGGACAGCTTTCACTATTGGACGCATCTGTCGACATCAATAACTGTGACATGCGGTCACTGAGTTCAGCCTGTGAGTCTGCCATTCCTGGTGGCACCATCCAAATGGGTTCTGTATAACAAACATGAAAATACGCATTATAAATCACAAATTGAAcaaaagaaacattaaaaataaatcaaggcATATTACCTCCTACATTCCAACCATTGGGTGTGCATAATCTCCACATAATCGCCGGCTGAGTTGGAGGAATATCAGCTAAAATATCACAAGTTTCTCCTGGCTTTAAAGCAGGAACTTCAATGCGCCGCTTTTGACTAGGTGCTGTTAAGTAGCATCCGTTTGGCCAGTCGATGGTGCCATCGTTTTGTAGTCTAAACGCCTGTTGATGTTCACTTGGGCGAGATTGGTTAACAATCTTCATCGAAGGCAGCGTTTGAAAAGTATGGATATCCAAATAACAACCAACAGCTGTTTGCAAATTCCTTCAAAATGtcaacaaatatgaaattaatgattttcttCAAAACTTATTGCTAATATGCTTCTTACCAATTACTCATTTCCAAATAGAATTTCGCTGCATCTTGATCTACTTGATTGTTCATAAGGCTTTGGAATTGTCTAACCAAATCCTCATGATCAGTTGTACCCAAACAGCTAAATTGTTGCAGTAGTAATGAGTCAATATCGACTTCATTGCCTAAACGCTGCTGTTGCTgtaataaataatgttgttgCTCTAAACCttgcggttgttgttgcagttgagaCATTATAGGTGTTTTCATTTGCGGTGGTGGTGGTAGCGGAATGGCTTGACCAGAAGACAAGAAAGGAGGTGAAGATGATGGATTTATCGTTGTTGGTTCAAAACCATTTGTGGCTGGTGCAGCAAATGGCACCGCCATGGGTGTGGCTGCAGGATTGATCATTTGTGCTTGAAAAGTAGGCTCACATTGCATTTGCAactgttgatgttgctgttgtagaTTATCAGATTGTtgcggttgctgttgttgatgatCGAAACTATCGCTTATATCCATCTTGTTGACGTTCTGTTGTCAAGCTGCAATAAACGGAAGTAATCAGCTCAATAATgacattttatattgaaatctgTTTATTTTAATTCGTGAATGATGAAATAGCATTAAGATGATCAGCCAATATATAACACCTTTGTCCTCTGTCCATCTCTTTGTCTGTCTATTACCTAccttaaatgtatatatagaaacGTAAATTGTGTGTTGTTTATTACCTTCCGAACTGTGTGATTCTGATTATAAAACGTTCTTCTAATTAGACTTCCAAAATCCCTATACTCACTTTGTCAGAGTAACTTTACGTTTATCACcgataattttgttaaataatacaaaatattttcaaagtaaatCTCAAAATTCTACTACAGATGCTGATAAACGCAattagtgcaacaacaaaataaacataaagaagagGAGACAAGAATAACTCCAATGTCAATTCCCCAAATGCACACAAATTCAGAGTCGCATTTTATTActctaaaaatgtatgtattcgcgtgttaaaattatttatttataaatacaataatatttatatctataaataaaataatacaaatattccaatttttttatgaattatgacAAAGTTAtttctcaaataaatataaataaaaaatcaaaacaataaatatttaaacaagttTACGGTCTAAGggtgaataatttaaaaaatctgaagTCTGGCAACAGCAATGGAACGTGTGACACATAGAGAAATTAAATGTGGAAGGATATCAAGTGGAAAAAGAGATTGAAATCGAAAATCAAATCAGTCCAAGTGAAAAAATTCCATAAGGCGAAAGCAAAAGTTGGTAAATAAGTTCTGATTGGATTAAAATGTGGAAGTGAAAACATTGACCGTGAAATTCAAATACTTAGTTTATCccgaaacaaaaattgaaaatagctTTGCAAATCAAAGGTCGTGATTAATAAGTGTACAAATGcaaagtgacaacaacaaaattaaggtTACAATTGGTGCTTAATTAGGTTTCGAGAGATTCCCGAGACTTCGTTTCCAATTAAAAAAGTGACGAACTAGTGAACAACCGAACGCAAAGCTACGTAGAGTAGGTGGATAGACATATCAGACGTgtacttaaatacataaatttgtcgATATGTATTTTACCATTGCTAGTGCTTTAGAAGTTATCACATTGGAGTTAAAAAGGAATCATAACTCCAataactatgtacatacatcaatACAGCATACGAAAAATCTGTGGTATtagcttaaaaatataattttattcaattcctAATAGATTTTTTCTCTATGTCATACCCATTTGGATATTTAGTGTGCATTTTGCGTTCTTCATTtctgtgtgtacatacatatttgatgtTTTTCTAACAAACCAAACTGGAAGTGGAAAACATTTCTAGGGGGAGTGACACCCTCAAACAAGTGTCCTTAAAAATTTACACTAAACTATTTACGCTATACTTGTCGCATGTATTATAATACAACTAAAGCCGCTCAGCGCCACCTCACTCCAGTTCTAACTAACTAAATAAAACCCTTCCTGCCACTTCCGCCTCACGCGTATTTGGTATAATAGCGCTGTATCAACATTCGGCTGCCGCCAGAGTAGTTGCTAATGATACATCAATCTTGCGCTCTCTACGAGTTCTGCACCCATTTGGGATACATCTCTTTGTGGTCTGCTGTTCAACTCCATTATTTTGTCCGATTGATTGTTGTTCGGTCGTTTGTCGGTTTATGTAACAAGTGTGTTGTGttatattgttattgcattgTGCATTAAATACACTGTGTTACATACGTACATCTATAGAGTTAAATACTTACAAttaaattcatacatatgtatatgtcttgtttaaaaaaaaacaataaaattaaaccaaaaataattatgtatgtaccttcatgtatatatagaatataaatataaaacgaaTAAAGTGGTATGTAAAGCGATAAACCCAAACAAATCTAAcgaatttctatataaaaatattaaaaacaaataatatataaatacaaatatttgaaattagtcAAAATAACCAATTGTCGATTGTTTTGCGCAAGTGCTTATCTGCATATTATTCAGTATTCCTGAATTCTTTgaataacaatttataaaagtGCTGGCCTTTACACAAACGCGTATTTTCGGTctcaactaaaaaaataaacaaacaaataactcACAAGTTcaactataaaaatttatttttataaaaacaaaataaacaataattttcgGAAAACGATAATGTAATACCAAAACTTGGAAATTGTAAAGGTAAAGAAATGTTTTtattcacaaaatatatatgtggcaATTGCTTTATATCCAAAGAATTACGGATTCTTCCTAATGAAtacttttatgtatatacaccAAATttggatattattttttaaaacaaaatattaaaacactTGGATTATTGACGTTATaattaaaacatgtttttttttcttttacagaCTCATCACAATGACTAGTCCAGAGGATAGAATAACAAACCATGGTGAGTTAATGCACAATATTTTAtcgaaatttttcttaaaaatacagtaagaaatatttatactctcgcaacaaagttgctagagagtattatagttttgttcacataacggttgtttgtaacacccaaaactaaacgtgttagatatagggttatatataccaaagtgatcagggtgaagagtggagttcaaatcggaatgtctgtctgtccgtccgtccgtctgtgcaagctgtaacttgagtaaaaattaagataacttgacaaaacttggcacaaatattccttggcaccataagaagatcaagttcgaaagtGGGAAGAATCGGaaaattgccacgcccacaaaatggcgaaaaaccaaaaacacataaagtgtcataactaagccataaatgaagatataaaaataaaatttagaataaaggatcgcactaggagggggcatatttggatgtaattttttggggaagtgggcgtggccccgcccacaaatcggttatttgtatttaactcgccaaataataaagctacatatataaactgcagtcggttctcttacataccccaccacacaccatgaaaatagttaaaatcagataataaccacgcccccctcccatacaaaggttaggttgaaaattactaaaagtgggttaactaactaacgaaaaacgtcagaaacactaaattttgaagaagaaaaagaagaagggagctgtactcagatttttttacaaaatggaaaatgggcgtggcatcgcccacttatgggtcaaaaaccgtatctcaggaactactcgaccgattcgaatgaaattcggtatataatattttcttgacaccctgataacacgaaaaaaaatgggcgaaatcggttcacaaccactactactttccttataactcaattttgaaatccatcttattccttcactttataatgtaaacataaggaaccaatgaagataacggaataaaactttacacaattagtgcatatcatctctggcttcacttgtgaaaaaattgtcaaaaacggaccataacttttcaaggccccagatatcgaacatgttgaactcagcgcctaaggataaattttaaccgaaaatatgggtaaatctctcagatacatatctcaatttaattcagaggaaattgttttcttctaatagtgtttctctgttccaaaaattattaaaatcgggtcataacatttccatatacctcattgtaggtttttcaaaagtatcttctcctagctcccatatacctaattataggtttttcaaaaatacggtgagctttattccgcatatatgtattggttaaatttcttcaataaattgcgagagtataaaatgttcggttgcacctgaacttagcctttccttacttgtttttttatgagTTTAGTTTAGTTGCCAAAGGGTTATCAGCCGTTTCCATGAGAGTAGTgtcgtgttattgttgttgttgcagcggcataaaacatttcccaaataattttgaggaatagtGTCGATTTGACAATCTttgttccggttacgtagaattACGTAGCAAACTAAGGGTAGTGGTGGGAATATACACGAGCCACTGTAAGCTTAGGAAACACCTTTATAATCTGGGCTTGGTCTCGTCGCAGACCTGCcgcttctgtgacatggagGATGAAACTCGCATATACCTACTTTTATAATAGAATGCGTAGTGCTTCACAGGAGCAGGAGTAGAATTTTGAGACATACCATCCCAAAAGAGGGGCGCATCGTAGAAGAAGACAGTTTTAGACTAGAACTTACCGATCCAGACAGGTCTGGGTCGCCAACTGTTGTTGGTTGTCGGATTGTAACTAACTATAGACAAACACTGAATGCCATTCACAGAGGAGttattaacaccttcattgacaccctccccgtgaatggcgtacttggagaaACAAGACCCACCGTTGCAGACACAGAGAtcgagttgcctcgcgaaactagagtgacccttgcgcaacttcgttagGGTTATTGTAGCAGACATAactcctacctatccagactagaccctgacaaactcaacatatgtcctgtatgcaaagagtccccgcatgacactaaccacctctttgtatgTCCCCtaaaccctactcatctaacaccactTTCCCTTTTGTCCGACcctatcgaaacagctcgtttcctgggcctcccgttagatgacttcgatgacaattaggctGGGCATGTCATTTCAGGGAGGCCTGGgtaaacgcaacaacaacaacaacaggggcACATCGTCTCCCTTACTCCCAGCACCATCCTAGAATTTGTCAGGGTGCTGAGACTAATGGAGTCGTTGTAGACTTGGAGAGTGCACAATAGACCACAGGTCGCAGTGCATTCCTCTATTCTATTCTACGTAAAACCGACATCTCCGAAATGTATTTAGATCTATTCATCCAAAGCGTTAGAAAAAGTTAAATCATAATTTCTTTAGTCGCAATTCGCtagaataaaaacaacaacaataataaataccagGAAGCTCTGTCAGGTCTGAAAGCCgaatagtatatatattatacatattaaagATCAAGGGATATCAacgaaaaatagttttatataatattcgaAGTCGCCGTTCCAAATTTAGTCCAATAATCCACAAAATGGTAGAGGATTGACATATGGATGATTATATATACTTACCAGTAGATATGTATTTCAgttcaaatgtatataaatacatatacataagctataagtatataaactgttgttgtttgctCAAATAAAATAGTTACCCAGTAAACACGCCAACTGTCAACAGTCCCTCCAGCTATGctatgtaattatgtatgtgCCTCTATATATGCCTAATGTTGTGcttatatacttgtatacatAACTACTTATAAAtagtgtacatatatagaaaagttatgtatatgtaaatccgCGCACAAAAGaagagaaataatttttattgaatataaagCTGAAAAGGAATCAGAGAAATACTGAAGAAACCCacgtttattgattttagttatttttagaaattactTGCCTTCACAGCAGTTAAtcatgaaataaatattctgCAACTTTACGaaacaagaaatgaaaaatgaaaggcAAGTCCTTTTCTTCGCACCGGCTAAACTCCAACAGCATTCTATACATGTGCCATGCACATATATATTctctatgtgtgtatgtacatatgtatatagaagtgTGTTGCAAAGCTAAAAGCTCCTACCACCGTTTCATAGGCTCGTGTGCGGCTTGTGTGAGGTTGTTGTCTGCACACTTGCACACCTGTATAGGTGCGGTTGCCACTGCTTTTGCCTTCACATTGTAGGCTCCACGGTTAGAATAGCTTAGAGTTGAATACTTTGAAAAGGTGGAGtaaaataatgtatgtatgtatgtacatatgtatgtacatacacaagtGGAAAAGCTACAACGTTAGCTAAAATATCAGGATATTATAACAAGCAAAGAGGAGAAAGGCACCAATACTGCACGGCAAGGTTAAATGAATTAAGGCAGGACAaggtaatatatacatatatatgtatacagacatatataaatagtaagGAAGGTCTAGGCACGTGCAGAATAAAGCATTAAATAGTTCTCTAAA
This genomic interval carries:
- the LOC105218286 gene encoding mitochondrial uncoupling protein 4 isoform X3, giving the protein MQSQTQSSSAGEPPSTPPTPPAGPATRNQLRPVKYDYADSFACTYVVSVVAASVAELATYPLDLTKTRLQIQGEAASNSLKTDRVVKTKQYRGMLATAIGIVREEGTMKLWQGVTPALYRHVVYSGVRICSYDFLRRKLGNDENGIITLPLWKSALCGVSAGAVAQWLASPADLVKVQIQMEGKRRLMGEPARVHGAAHAFKEIVRRGGIAGLWKGSIPNVQRAALVNLGDLTTYDTIKRMIMIKLNMPDCHTVHVLSSICAGFVAAIMGTPADVVKTRIMNQPTDDKGRGLLYKGSIDCLRQTVNKEGFAALYKGFLPCWIRMAPWSLTFWLSFEQIRSMIGASGY
- the LOC105218286 gene encoding mitochondrial uncoupling protein 4 isoform X1, producing MQSQTQSSSAGEPPSTPPTPPAGPATRNQLRPVKYDYADSFACTYVVSVVAASVAELATYPLDLTKTRLQIQGEAASNSLKTDRVVKTKQYRGMLATAIGIVREEGTMKLWQGVTPALYRHVVYSGVRICSYDFLRRKLGNDENGIITLPLWKSALCGVSAGAVAQWLASPADLVKVQIQMEGKRRLMGEPARVHGAAHAFKEIVRRGGIAGLWKGSIPNVQRAALVNLGDLTTYDTIKRMIMIKLNMPDCHTVHVLSSICAGFVAAIMGTPADVVKTRIMNQPTDDKGRGLLYKGSIDCLRQTVNKEGFAALYKGFLPCWIRMAPWSLTFWLSFEQIRSMIGVAGVVASLHAFLK
- the LOC105218286 gene encoding mitochondrial uncoupling protein 4 isoform X2 is translated as MQSQTQSSSAGEPPSTPPTPPAGPATRNQLRPVKYDYADSFACTYVVSVVAASVAELATYPLDLTKTRLQIQGEAASNSLKTDRVVKTKYRGMLATAIGIVREEGTMKLWQGVTPALYRHVVYSGVRICSYDFLRRKLGNDENGIITLPLWKSALCGVSAGAVAQWLASPADLVKVQIQMEGKRRLMGEPARVHGAAHAFKEIVRRGGIAGLWKGSIPNVQRAALVNLGDLTTYDTIKRMIMIKLNMPDCHTVHVLSSICAGFVAAIMGTPADVVKTRIMNQPTDDKGRGLLYKGSIDCLRQTVNKEGFAALYKGFLPCWIRMAPWSLTFWLSFEQIRSMIGVAGVVASLHAFLK
- the LOC105218286 gene encoding mitochondrial uncoupling protein 4 isoform X4 gives rise to the protein MQSQTQSSSAGEPPSTPPTPPAGPATRNQLRPVKYDYADSFACTYVVSVVAASVAELATYPLDLTKTRLQIQGEAASNSLKTDRVVKTKYRGMLATAIGIVREEGTMKLWQGVTPALYRHVVYSGVRICSYDFLRRKLGNDENGIITLPLWKSALCGVSAGAVAQWLASPADLVKVQIQMEGKRRLMGEPARVHGAAHAFKEIVRRGGIAGLWKGSIPNVQRAALVNLGDLTTYDTIKRMIMIKLNMPDCHTVHVLSSICAGFVAAIMGTPADVVKTRIMNQPTDDKGRGLLYKGSIDCLRQTVNKEGFAALYKGFLPCWIRMAPWSLTFWLSFEQIRSMIGASGY
- the LOC105218288 gene encoding basic-leucine zipper transcription factor A, with protein sequence MDISDSFDHQQQQPQQSDNLQQQHQQLQMQCEPTFQAQMINPAATPMAVPFAAPATNGFEPTTINPSSSPPFLSSGQAIPLPPPPQMKTPIMSQLQQQPQGLEQQHYLLQQQQRLGNEVDIDSLLLQQFSCLGTTDHEDLVRQFQSLMNNQVDQDAAKFYLEMSNWNLQTAVGCYLDIHTFQTLPSMKIVNQSRPSEHQQAFRLQNDGTIDWPNGCYLTAPSQKRRIEVPALKPGETCDILADIPPTQPAIMWRLCTPNGWNVGEPIWMVPPGMADSQAELSDRMSQLLMSTDASNSESCPQVNVVISVNME